The Pedobacter ginsengisoli region AGTTTCATTTATTTTTAAAACTTAACACTTCAATATTTATAGGATTAAGAGGGTGTATTTCATTTACATTTATGTACCTGAAAATGACTTAAATCCTAATTATAATTAGTTGAGGTTTTTAAAACTTTGGGGCTCATTAAACATAGTTGCGGTTTTTTTTTAAGAGGGAATTTTTAACAATCATGCAGCTTATATGAGCTGATTTATATAGAAAAATAGAATGGAAATAATAGGATACGTACTTGCCGGCTTAGTAATCGGCATCTTGATAGGCAGATATCTGCTGCGTAGCTTGCTCAAAAAGCAGGAAATTGCAGTTCAGAGTAAAGTGAAGAAAATACTTAAGGACGCTGAAAGCAATGCTGAAATCTTGAAAAAAGATAGATTGCTTGAAGCAAAAGAGAAGTTTTTGCAGATGAAATCTGAACACGAGCAAGAAGTAAACAACAGAAATAATCAGATTAATCAGCGAGAGAATTCAATAAAACAAAAAGAGCAATCTTTAAACCAGAAACTTGAAAATGCAAATCGTAAAGATCAGGAACTGGATAATCATAAAAAGAACCTGGAGAAGCAAACCGAAATTGCATTAAAGAAACAGGAAGAAGTTGAATTGCTGAAAAATCAACATGTAAAGCAATTAGAAACCATTGCGGGCCTAAGTGCTGATGAGGCTAAAAGCCAATTGGTTGAAACAATGAAGCAGGAGGCACGTACCCAGGCAATGATTCAGGTAAAGGATATTGTTGATGAGGCTAAACTAACTGCAACAAAAGAAGCGAAAAAAGTTGTAATACAGACAATACAGCGTACTGCTGTTGAGGCTGCTATAGAAAATACTGTTTCTATTTTTCATATTGAAAGTGATGAAATTAAAGGTCGCGTTATCGGGCGCGAAGGTCGTAATATCCGTGCTTTAGAAGCAGCAACAGGTATTGAGATTATTGTAGATGATACACCTGAAGCAATTATTTTATCAGGCTTTGATCCGGTAAGGAGAGAGATTGCGCGTTTAGCATTACATCGTTTGGTTACAGATGGCAGGATTCACCCTGCACGTATTGAAGAAGTTGTTGCTAAAACCAAGAAACAGATTGAGGATGAAATTGTAGAAATTGGAGAGCGTACTGTAATTGATTTGGGTATTCATGGATTGCACCCTGAATTGATCAGAATGGTTGGACGTATGCGTTACCGTTCATCTTACGGACAAAACTTATTACATCACTCTCGTGAGGTTGCTAATTTCTGTGCTACTATGGCGGCGGAGCTTGGCTTAAATGCGAAGATGGCTAAACGTGCTGGTCTATTGCACGATATAGGTAAGGTGCCTGATGATAATCCAGAATTACCTCACGCTATTTTAGGTATGCAACTGGCTGAGAAGTATAAAGAACATCCTGAAATTTGTAATGCTATTGGAGCTCACCACGACGAGATAGAAATGACATCTATGATCTCGCCTATTGTACAGGCTTGTGATGCTATATCAGGAGCACGACCAGGTGCTAGACGTGAGGTGGTTGAAAGCTACATTAAACGATTAAAAGAATTAGAAGAACTTGCGTTGTCTTATCCAGGCGTGGAGAAAACATTTGCGATACAAGCAGGTAGAGAACTTAGAGTTGTGGTTGAAAGTGAAAGGGTAACTGATCAGCAAGCGGAATTGTTAGCAGCTGATATTTCGAATCGTATTCAAACAGAAATGACTTATCCAGGTCAGATCAAGGTAACAGTGATTAGAGAAACCAGATCGGTTTCTTTTGCGAAATAACATAACTAAGCCTGTAATTATTGTTGCAGGCAATTAATATTTTATAAAAGCGACGGTTTATTCTGTCGCTTTTTTTATTTTTACTCAGTAAACTTATAATGATATGAAAACGGAGCAAAGAAGTGAGGTAGATGTCCTTTTTGATAAATATGCGGAAAGCCATCAAAACCCTTCAAATGAAATTATTCACTGGATTTGTGTTCCGCTAATTGTGTTTAGTTTATTAGGTTTGGTTTGGGCCATTCCTTTTCCACATATTGGATTTTTGGGCAAGTACAATGGATACCTAAACTGGGCTTCGTTCTTAATTGCATTTTCTGTTTATTACTATTTAAAACTTTCGCCAGTATTGTCGTATCTGATGCTGTTGCTTATTTTTGCAATGAGTATGATCATTGTTCAGCTAGAGAAATGGGAAGCCAGTGGTGGCCCTGCTTTGTGGCTGGTTTGTCTGGTGATTTTTGTAATTGCATGGATAGGACAGTTTATAGGCCATAAAATTGAAGGAAAGAAACCTTCATTTTTAGATGATGTTAAGTTTCTATTAATCGGACCAATTTGGTTATTGCACTTTATTTGTAAAAAAGTAGGGCTAAGATACTGAGCCTAATGGCACTTAACATCTAGTTAACATTCTGATAAACGAATGGTAATTTACATCTAACATATACCTAACATTGTGGTAATAGCTTTGCTGAAAATTAATATACGGCAAATTGAAATCACAACTAAATCTTAAAAAGGCAATAATTACAGCCTTATTTGTAATTATCGGCACAGCAGTATTTGCACAAACGGGCAAAATTTCAGGAAAGGTATCTGATAAGAAAACCGGTGAAACACTTATTGGTGTTACGGTTAAGATAAAAAATACCGCCAAAGGTATGGCTACAGATGTTGATGGTAAATATTCATTAACAGGGTTGGCAACTGGAAAATATACTTTAATATTTCAATATGTTGGTTACAATGGAAAAGAAATCAGTGATGTTGAAGTAACCTCCGGAAAAAACACAATATTTGATATCATCCTTGATGAGGCAGGTGGACAAAACCTGAATGAAGTTGTTATTCAAGGGAGTTTTAAAAAGGAAAGTGTGAATGCGCTATATGCTCAGCAAAAGAATAGTGCAGTAATTTCTGATGGTATCTCCTCAGAATTAATTAAGCGATCACCAGATAAAAATACCTCTGATGTTTTAAAGAGAGTAAGTGGTGCTACAATTCAGGACAATAAATTTGTTGTTATTCGCGGATTAAGTGATAGATATAATACAGCAATGCTAGATGGAGCATCGTTGCCAAGTACCGAGCCAAATAGAAAAGCTTTTTCTTTTGATATAGTTCCTTCGAATTTAGTAGATAACTTGATTATTAGTAAAACTGCTACACCAGATCTTCCAGGAGATTTTACTGGTGGGGCTGTTCAGATAACTACTAAAGATATTCCCGATCAGAATTATATTACATTAAGCGGCGGTGTAGGTTATAATACTGCGTCTACTTTTAAAGACTTCTTTAGTGGCTCTAGAAATACAACTGACTATTTTGGTTTTGATGATGGTAAAAGAAAGCTTCAACCAAGTTTCCCTTCTACAAGTAGATTGGCAGCAGGCCTTACTTATGAACAAAATATAAAAGCTATAAGAACGCTTCCTCAAGATTGGTCGATCTATAATATGACCGCATTGCCAACGCAAAATTATCAGTTTACCTTGGGTAGGGTTAAGGATTTAAAGGACAATAAAAAGTTTGGAGCTATAGTTTCATTAACTTATCGAAATGCGCAAAGCATAACCAGAGATGCTGTACGTGAATTTTACGAGTATAATTATATAGATAACTCTTATAAATTCTCTACAAACGTAGGTGCACTTGCTAATTTTGCATACACTTATGGCAAAAGTAAGATTACCTTTAAAAATATTTATAATAGAATATTTGACGACCAATATACTAACAGAACGGGAACAAATGGAAGTTCTGGAACGGATAATAAATTTTTTGCTTTTGATCTAATTCAGAAATCTTTATTTAAATCGACACTAGAAGGTAACCACCAGTTAGGCGCTCGAAATGCAAAAATTAATTGGTCAGTAGGTTTTAGTAATGTACTAAATGATCAGCCTGATCAACGTAAGATTAACTATTCTAAAAATATTTCCGATTTAGATAAACCAGAAGTTGCTTACACTGCTAATGTTCTAAATATTGGTAAAGAAAACACAAGGCTATTTTCTACCCTAAAAGAGAATGGATATACTGGTTCAGTAAATTACTCTTTACCAGTTAATTTATTTAAAGAGACATCGACACTTAAAGTAGGACTTGCTTCATCTTATCGTGATCGTAATTTTGATGTTCGTTTCCTTGGATTGCAGTTAGGGTTCAACAACGAAAATGTAGAGGCTATCAGAGCAAGACCTTTAAAAACATTATTCGGTAAGGATTTAATTGAAAGTGGAGCTTATACATTAAGTGAGATTCCAAATTCTGGAGATATCTATACAGCTAATTCGCTTACCAATGCAGGTTACGCGATGTTGGATAATAAATTTGGAGATAAGGCAAGGTTAGTTTGGGGAGTAAGAACTGAGATGTTCAATGTGAACTTAAAAACATTAGATGCGAGTAATAAGCCAGTTAAACAAGATTATTTTGACGTGTTACCTTCATTAAATTTTACTTATAGTTTAACTGAAAAAATAAATCTAAGAGCGTCATATTACCGTACATTGGCTCGTCCAGAATTTAGAGAGCTTGCACCGTTTCAATACTACGATTATGAACAGCTCGCTTTTCAACAAGGAAATCCAGCTCTGAAGCGTGCCCAGATTAATAATGCAGATGTTCGTTTTGAACTATATCCTTCGGCAGGTCAGATCATTTCTGTTTCAGCATTCTATAAACAATTCAATAATGCTATTGAATCTTTAAATGAGGATTATAATTCTACAAGAACAATTACCTATTTCAACTCTGATAAAGCAGATGTTTATGGATTAGAGTTTGAGGTTAGAAAGTCTCTTGATTTTATAGCAGAGAATGAATTTATGAAAAACACTACTGCCTATGCTAATTTGGCGTTGATTAAATCTAAAGTAACCAATCCGGCAAATACAGGAGTTGTTTATCTGGAAAAAAGTCGCCAAATGGTAGGTCAGGCCCCTTATACAATAAATGCTGGCTTACAACATGCTTTTCTTGATAATAAAATGAACTTCAATATTTTATATAATAAGGTAGGTCGTAGAATTATTGCGGCAGGAGGTTCAAGATTCCCTAGTATTTGGGAAGCGCCAAGAAACGTTTTAGATCTACAATTGGGGATGAAAGTATTTAAGAATAAAGGTGAATTTAAAATCAATGCCGGGGATATCCTAAACAACAATAATATTTTATACTACGATAATAACATGAACAAGAAGTATGAAATGAACGGAGAGGATGAAACAATCAATAGATACAAATTGGGTAGCAATTACTCTTTGTCTTTCTCTTACACCCTTTAATATTAAATTATTGTTAACTGACTTCAATAATGCTTAATGTTTATTTAAACGTATAGTAATATACAGGTAAATCGCGCTTAATATCTTTGAAACAACAAATTAAAAATAAAGA contains the following coding sequences:
- a CDS encoding TonB-dependent receptor, which produces MKSQLNLKKAIITALFVIIGTAVFAQTGKISGKVSDKKTGETLIGVTVKIKNTAKGMATDVDGKYSLTGLATGKYTLIFQYVGYNGKEISDVEVTSGKNTIFDIILDEAGGQNLNEVVIQGSFKKESVNALYAQQKNSAVISDGISSELIKRSPDKNTSDVLKRVSGATIQDNKFVVIRGLSDRYNTAMLDGASLPSTEPNRKAFSFDIVPSNLVDNLIISKTATPDLPGDFTGGAVQITTKDIPDQNYITLSGGVGYNTASTFKDFFSGSRNTTDYFGFDDGKRKLQPSFPSTSRLAAGLTYEQNIKAIRTLPQDWSIYNMTALPTQNYQFTLGRVKDLKDNKKFGAIVSLTYRNAQSITRDAVREFYEYNYIDNSYKFSTNVGALANFAYTYGKSKITFKNIYNRIFDDQYTNRTGTNGSSGTDNKFFAFDLIQKSLFKSTLEGNHQLGARNAKINWSVGFSNVLNDQPDQRKINYSKNISDLDKPEVAYTANVLNIGKENTRLFSTLKENGYTGSVNYSLPVNLFKETSTLKVGLASSYRDRNFDVRFLGLQLGFNNENVEAIRARPLKTLFGKDLIESGAYTLSEIPNSGDIYTANSLTNAGYAMLDNKFGDKARLVWGVRTEMFNVNLKTLDASNKPVKQDYFDVLPSLNFTYSLTEKINLRASYYRTLARPEFRELAPFQYYDYEQLAFQQGNPALKRAQINNADVRFELYPSAGQIISVSAFYKQFNNAIESLNEDYNSTRTITYFNSDKADVYGLEFEVRKSLDFIAENEFMKNTTAYANLALIKSKVTNPANTGVVYLEKSRQMVGQAPYTINAGLQHAFLDNKMNFNILYNKVGRRIIAAGGSRFPSIWEAPRNVLDLQLGMKVFKNKGEFKINAGDILNNNNILYYDNNMNKKYEMNGEDETINRYKLGSNYSLSFSYTL
- a CDS encoding DUF962 domain-containing protein — encoded protein: MKTEQRSEVDVLFDKYAESHQNPSNEIIHWICVPLIVFSLLGLVWAIPFPHIGFLGKYNGYLNWASFLIAFSVYYYLKLSPVLSYLMLLLIFAMSMIIVQLEKWEASGGPALWLVCLVIFVIAWIGQFIGHKIEGKKPSFLDDVKFLLIGPIWLLHFICKKVGLRY
- the rny gene encoding ribonuclease Y, translating into MEIIGYVLAGLVIGILIGRYLLRSLLKKQEIAVQSKVKKILKDAESNAEILKKDRLLEAKEKFLQMKSEHEQEVNNRNNQINQRENSIKQKEQSLNQKLENANRKDQELDNHKKNLEKQTEIALKKQEEVELLKNQHVKQLETIAGLSADEAKSQLVETMKQEARTQAMIQVKDIVDEAKLTATKEAKKVVIQTIQRTAVEAAIENTVSIFHIESDEIKGRVIGREGRNIRALEAATGIEIIVDDTPEAIILSGFDPVRREIARLALHRLVTDGRIHPARIEEVVAKTKKQIEDEIVEIGERTVIDLGIHGLHPELIRMVGRMRYRSSYGQNLLHHSREVANFCATMAAELGLNAKMAKRAGLLHDIGKVPDDNPELPHAILGMQLAEKYKEHPEICNAIGAHHDEIEMTSMISPIVQACDAISGARPGARREVVESYIKRLKELEELALSYPGVEKTFAIQAGRELRVVVESERVTDQQAELLAADISNRIQTEMTYPGQIKVTVIRETRSVSFAK